Sequence from the Candidatus Zixiibacteriota bacterium genome:
CTTAATCCAGCGGTTAAGCGGTTCGTTATCGGGGAAAAGACGTTGTATCATTTTATCAGTAGTGTGAATATCTTTCGGGTCGCCGGACAGCGCCGCCCAGCGAAACGGACCCTTGCCCTCGCAAAACAGCGGCCGCACATATGCCGGCACAAAGCCAAGATAGCTAAACGCATCCTGATAGCCGGCTTTTAACGCCTGCCCGCGCAGGTTGTTGCCATAGTCGAATACATGTGCATGCTTGCGAACAAAACCAACCATCGCCTCGGTATGCTTCACCATCGACTCGTAAGCCATCTTGATATATTTATCCGGGTCGCTTTGGCGAAGTTTCACCGCCTCATCAAGCGTGATACCGGCAGGCACGTAGCCGTTAAGCTCATCATGAGCGGAGGTCTGGTCGGTTACCAAATCGGGGATGATGTCGCGTTTGAGAATCTCGGGGAAAACATCGGCGCAATTGCCAACCAAGCCGACCGACAGCGGTTTTTTCGCCTTGCAGGCCTCATCGATTTTGGCCAGCGCCTTATCGAGGTCGGTCTCCATCACATCGCAATAGCCGGTATCGAGGCGTTTCTGTATCCGCGCCGGGTCAACCTCGACACAGAGCATGGCGGCATTAGCCATCGTAGCGGCCAACGGCTGAGCGCCGCCCATACCGCCCATACCGCCGGTAAGGATAAACCTGCCGGCCAAATCGCCATTGCCGTAATGCTTGACGCCCGCTGCGACAAAGGTCTCGTATGTCCCCTGAAGTATCCCCTGCGTGCCGATATATATCCACGAACCGGCGGTCATCTGACCGAACATGATAAGCCCCAGTTCCTCAAGTTCGCGGAACTTCTCAGGAGTTGCCCAGGCCGGCACCATATTCGAGTTGGCAATCAGCACACGCGGCGCATAGGGATGTGTCTGGAATATGCCGACCGGCTTGCCCGATTGCACCAGCAGGGTCTCATCCGATTTGAGCGCCTTAAGCGAGGCGATAATCCCGCGCAGGCATTCGGGATTGCGGGCGGCTTTCCCTCGACCGCCATAAACAACCAATTCGGCAGGGTTCTCGGCAACCTCGGCATCGAGGTTATTCAGAAGCATCCGC
This genomic interval carries:
- a CDS encoding urocanate hydratase; amino-acid sequence: MDLTKLKAPHGNKLHCQSWQTEAAMRMLLNNLDAEVAENPAELVVYGGRGKAARNPECLRGIIASLKALKSDETLLVQSGKPVGIFQTHPYAPRVLIANSNMVPAWATPEKFRELEELGLIMFGQMTAGSWIYIGTQGILQGTYETFVAAGVKHYGNGDLAGRFILTGGMGGMGGAQPLAATMANAAMLCVEVDPARIQKRLDTGYCDVMETDLDKALAKIDEACKAKKPLSVGLVGNCADVFPEILKRDIIPDLVTDQTSAHDELNGYVPAGITLDEAVKLRQSDPDKYIKMAYESMVKHTEAMVGFVRKHAHVFDYGNNLRGQALKAGYQDAFSYLGFVPAYVRPLFCEGKGPFRWAALSGDPKDIHTTDKMIQRLFPDNEPLNRWIKMAHDRVHFQGLPCRICWLGYKERDRMGLEINKYVREGKLSAPIVIGRDHLDCGSVASPYRETEAMKDGSDCIADWPLLNAMLNTASGASWVSIHHGGGVGIGNAIHAGQVLVCDGTRDMDARIERVLTNDPGSGIARHVDAGYEQAEQVADAKGVKIPMRMYREFIEGDGDLV